Proteins co-encoded in one Thamnophis elegans isolate rThaEle1 chromosome 1, rThaEle1.pri, whole genome shotgun sequence genomic window:
- the ZFP36L1 gene encoding mRNA decay activator protein ZFP36L1 isoform X2 — translation MLNYGPSAAGGCLLDRKAVGTPAGGGFPRRHSVTLPNSKFHQTHLLNGLKGEPGPALGPRENRFRDRSFSEGGERLLQQKQPGGQANSSRYKTELCRPFEENGTCKYGDKCQFAHGIHELRNLTRHPKYKTELCRTFHTIGFCPYGPRCHFIHNAEERRAVAGGGREPVMAERPRLQHSFSFAGFPSAIAANGLLDSPTSITPPPIISADDLLVSPTLPDCASNPFTFSSQELTNLFVPSMGMQVPGGGSPTAFLLRPMSESPNMFDSPPSPQGSLSDQEGYLSSSSSSHSGSDSPILDNSRRLPIFSRLSISDE, via the coding sequence ATGCTGAATTACGGCCCCTCTGCTGCTGGAGGGTGTCTTTTGGACAGGAAGGCGGTAGGAACTCCGGCTGGCGGGGGTTTCCCCAGGAGGCATTCTGTCACCCTGCCCAATTCTAAGTTCCATCAGACCCATCTCCTAAACGGCCTTAAGGGAGAGCCAGGCCCAGCCTTGGGGCCCAGGGAGAACCGCTTTCGAGACCGCTCTTTCTCTGAAGGTGGAGAGCGCCTGCTTCAGCAAAAGCAGCCCGGTGGGCAAGCCAACTCAAGCCGCTACAAGACGGAGCTCTGCCGCCCATTTGAGGAGAATGGGACCTGCAAATACGGAGACAAATGCCAGTTTGCTCACGGCATCCATGAGCTGCGAAATTTGACCCGCCATCCCAAGTACAAGACGGAGCTCTGTCGCACTTTCCATACCATTGGCTTCTGCCCTTATGGGCCCCGCTGTCATTTCATCCACAATGCTGAGGAGCGGCGGGCTGTAGCTGGTGGCGGCCGAGAGCCTGTGATGGCTGAAAGACCCCGCCTCCAACACAGTTTCAGCTTTGCTGGCTTCccaagtgctattgctgccaATGGGCTGCTGGACAGCCCCACCTCAATAACCCCTCCACCGATCATAAGTGCTGATGACCTCCTGGTTTCTCCTACTCTGCCTGACTGTGCCAGCAATCCATTCACCTTCTCCAGCCAGGAGTTGACCAATCTCTTTGTTCCTAGTATGGGGATGCAGGTGCCTGGGGGGGGCTCGCCCACTGCTTTCCTTCTTAGACCCATGTCTGAGTCCCCAAATATGTTTGACTCTCCTCCGAGTCCACAGGGCTCCCTCTCTGACCAGGAAGGTTATCTGAGCAGCTCTAGCAGCAGCCACAGTGGCTCGGATTCGCCTATCCTGGACAACTCAAGACGTCTCCCCATCTTCAGCAGACTGTCCATCTCTGATGAATAA
- the ZFP36L1 gene encoding mRNA decay activator protein ZFP36L1 isoform X1, translating to MSTALVSPTIFDLSEVLCKSNKMLNYGPSAAGGCLLDRKAVGTPAGGGFPRRHSVTLPNSKFHQTHLLNGLKGEPGPALGPRENRFRDRSFSEGGERLLQQKQPGGQANSSRYKTELCRPFEENGTCKYGDKCQFAHGIHELRNLTRHPKYKTELCRTFHTIGFCPYGPRCHFIHNAEERRAVAGGGREPVMAERPRLQHSFSFAGFPSAIAANGLLDSPTSITPPPIISADDLLVSPTLPDCASNPFTFSSQELTNLFVPSMGMQVPGGGSPTAFLLRPMSESPNMFDSPPSPQGSLSDQEGYLSSSSSSHSGSDSPILDNSRRLPIFSRLSISDE from the exons ATGTCTACAGCCCTCGTGTCTCCAACAATCTTCGACTTGAGTGAAGTTTTATGCAAA AGTAACAAGATGCTGAATTACGGCCCCTCTGCTGCTGGAGGGTGTCTTTTGGACAGGAAGGCGGTAGGAACTCCGGCTGGCGGGGGTTTCCCCAGGAGGCATTCTGTCACCCTGCCCAATTCTAAGTTCCATCAGACCCATCTCCTAAACGGCCTTAAGGGAGAGCCAGGCCCAGCCTTGGGGCCCAGGGAGAACCGCTTTCGAGACCGCTCTTTCTCTGAAGGTGGAGAGCGCCTGCTTCAGCAAAAGCAGCCCGGTGGGCAAGCCAACTCAAGCCGCTACAAGACGGAGCTCTGCCGCCCATTTGAGGAGAATGGGACCTGCAAATACGGAGACAAATGCCAGTTTGCTCACGGCATCCATGAGCTGCGAAATTTGACCCGCCATCCCAAGTACAAGACGGAGCTCTGTCGCACTTTCCATACCATTGGCTTCTGCCCTTATGGGCCCCGCTGTCATTTCATCCACAATGCTGAGGAGCGGCGGGCTGTAGCTGGTGGCGGCCGAGAGCCTGTGATGGCTGAAAGACCCCGCCTCCAACACAGTTTCAGCTTTGCTGGCTTCccaagtgctattgctgccaATGGGCTGCTGGACAGCCCCACCTCAATAACCCCTCCACCGATCATAAGTGCTGATGACCTCCTGGTTTCTCCTACTCTGCCTGACTGTGCCAGCAATCCATTCACCTTCTCCAGCCAGGAGTTGACCAATCTCTTTGTTCCTAGTATGGGGATGCAGGTGCCTGGGGGGGGCTCGCCCACTGCTTTCCTTCTTAGACCCATGTCTGAGTCCCCAAATATGTTTGACTCTCCTCCGAGTCCACAGGGCTCCCTCTCTGACCAGGAAGGTTATCTGAGCAGCTCTAGCAGCAGCCACAGTGGCTCGGATTCGCCTATCCTGGACAACTCAAGACGTCTCCCCATCTTCAGCAGACTGTCCATCTCTGATGAATAA